Proteins from a genomic interval of Sphingopyxis sp. QXT-31:
- a CDS encoding ArsR/SmtB family transcription factor: protein MSDSLALLDDASTARVALSPMRRELLGRLRTPTSAAGLAEALAMPRQKIGYHLRLLEKAGLIAAVETRQRRGFTETLFEARSDALLIDPMILAPADLETVDKQDRFAADHLVRTAAGIVRDVSRMREAAADEGSRLLTFTLEADVAFARPADIEVFAARLSDALAIIAADFAPAVEGRSYRVTVAGHPAAGTRTKTTVN from the coding sequence ATGAGCGACTCGCTGGCCCTTCTCGACGACGCATCGACCGCCCGCGTGGCGCTGTCGCCGATGCGCCGCGAATTGCTCGGCCGCTTGCGCACGCCAACGTCCGCCGCGGGCCTCGCCGAGGCCCTCGCCATGCCGCGGCAGAAGATCGGCTATCACCTCCGTCTGCTCGAAAAGGCGGGGTTGATTGCGGCGGTCGAGACGCGGCAGCGCCGCGGTTTTACCGAGACGCTTTTCGAAGCGCGGAGCGACGCGCTGCTGATCGACCCGATGATCCTCGCTCCCGCCGACCTCGAGACGGTCGACAAGCAGGACCGCTTCGCCGCCGACCATCTGGTGCGCACCGCCGCAGGCATTGTGCGCGACGTGTCACGGATGCGCGAGGCGGCAGCCGACGAGGGCAGCCGCCTGCTCACCTTCACCCTCGAGGCCGACGTCGCCTTCGCGCGCCCCGCCGACATCGAGGTCTTCGCCGCGCGCCTGTCCGACGCGCTCGCGATTATCGCCGCCGACTTCGCGCCTGCAGTGGAGGGGCGAAGCTACCGCGTCACCGTCGCCGGCCACCCCGCCGCCGGCACTCGTACCAAAACCACCGTGAATTGA
- a CDS encoding SRPBCC family protein, with translation MSEPADQPTVDRILVEMTIAAPAAEVWDALRDPDKLMHWFGWDAPSLEEEVDYIFFQYTRPDEEAGILWFEGVPDRFEVEPTGAETCILRVVRASPAGSSWDGIYEDMVEGWISFVQQLRLAIEQNDLAPRRTLYLEGNAKEGGSGPIAALGLTGLRDVPDGAAFVADLPTGEVVEGQAWHRTPWQLGLTVPQWGNGLLIATDKSVKDTAPHGRGALILTTYGLSEAAFAELETRWRTWWDAHYDAPPPSAEACS, from the coding sequence ATGAGCGAACCCGCCGATCAGCCGACCGTCGATCGCATATTGGTTGAAATGACGATTGCCGCGCCCGCCGCGGAAGTGTGGGACGCGCTGCGCGACCCCGACAAGCTCATGCACTGGTTCGGCTGGGACGCGCCGAGCCTCGAGGAAGAGGTCGACTATATCTTCTTCCAATATACCAGGCCCGACGAGGAGGCCGGCATCCTGTGGTTCGAGGGCGTGCCCGACCGCTTCGAGGTCGAGCCGACCGGCGCCGAAACCTGTATCCTGCGCGTCGTGCGCGCCTCGCCCGCGGGATCGAGCTGGGACGGCATCTACGAGGATATGGTCGAGGGCTGGATCAGCTTCGTCCAGCAGCTCCGCCTCGCGATCGAGCAGAACGATCTCGCGCCGCGCCGCACGCTCTATCTGGAGGGCAATGCCAAGGAAGGCGGTTCGGGGCCGATCGCGGCGCTGGGCCTCACGGGCCTGCGCGACGTGCCCGACGGCGCCGCCTTCGTCGCCGATCTGCCGACCGGCGAGGTGGTCGAGGGGCAGGCTTGGCACCGCACCCCGTGGCAGCTCGGGCTCACCGTGCCGCAGTGGGGCAATGGCTTGCTGATCGCCACCGACAAGTCGGTCAAGGACACCGCTCCGCACGGCCGCGGCGCGCTGATCCTGACCACCTACGGCCTGTCCGAAGCCGCTTTCGCCGAACTCGAAACGCGCTGGCGGACCTGGTGGGACGCGCATTACGACGCGCCGCCGCCGAGCGCGGAGGCGTGCAGCTAG
- a CDS encoding acyl-CoA dehydrogenase family protein, whose protein sequence is MSDLRQALAAAQDYRTAAQAALAARLETAPIDAEQRAAHGFAWVATTVAALEATLGWVEAGEKPRVDALVTQLAFAEGIGQLVGGLPMGQNEIFRPADLGLAQAAAKLAADCAELLDADYAAGRAELTALLAAGQWPSETLHDADLDAIREQYRRFTDAEILPHAHGWHLANALIPDAMVAAMAELGTFGVCIPEEFGGLGLGKLVMCIVTEELSRGWIGTGSLGTRSEIAGELIVLGGTDAQKAEWLPRIASGEVLPTAVFTEPDVGSDLGALQTRARPEGDHWVIDGAKNWITHAARSDLMTLLARTLPEAKGYAGLSMLLVPKPRGSEEAPFPATGMSGSEIEVLGYRGMREYALQFDAMQAPADALLGGEEGQGFKQLMRTFEGARIQTAARAVGVARRALELALDYAVTRKQFGKAILNFPRVSDKIAMSLVDFVTARELSYAAARAKDGGKRCDIEAGMAKLLGARAAWSNADASLQIHGGNGYAMEYEISRVLCDARILNIFEGAAEIQAQVIARGLVGGRN, encoded by the coding sequence ATGAGCGATTTGAGGCAGGCGCTGGCCGCTGCGCAGGATTATCGGACCGCGGCGCAGGCGGCGCTCGCGGCGCGGCTGGAGACGGCGCCGATCGACGCCGAACAGCGCGCGGCGCATGGTTTTGCGTGGGTGGCGACGACGGTGGCGGCGCTCGAAGCGACGCTCGGCTGGGTCGAGGCGGGCGAGAAGCCGCGGGTCGATGCGCTGGTGACCCAGCTCGCCTTTGCCGAGGGTATCGGCCAACTCGTGGGCGGGCTGCCCATGGGGCAAAATGAGATCTTCCGTCCCGCCGATCTGGGGCTGGCGCAGGCCGCGGCGAAGCTTGCGGCGGACTGCGCCGAGCTGCTCGACGCCGACTACGCGGCGGGGCGCGCTGAGCTGACCGCGCTGCTCGCTGCCGGGCAATGGCCGAGCGAGACGCTGCACGATGCCGATCTCGACGCGATCCGGGAGCAATATCGCCGCTTCACCGATGCCGAGATTTTGCCGCACGCGCATGGCTGGCACCTCGCCAATGCGCTGATCCCCGATGCGATGGTCGCGGCGATGGCCGAACTCGGCACCTTCGGCGTCTGCATTCCCGAGGAATTTGGCGGGCTCGGCCTTGGCAAGCTGGTGATGTGCATCGTCACCGAGGAATTGTCGCGCGGCTGGATCGGCACCGGGTCGCTCGGCACAAGGTCGGAGATCGCGGGCGAGCTGATCGTGCTGGGCGGTACCGACGCGCAGAAGGCCGAATGGCTGCCACGGATCGCCAGCGGCGAGGTGCTGCCCACCGCGGTGTTCACCGAGCCCGACGTCGGATCGGACTTGGGCGCGCTCCAGACCCGCGCACGGCCCGAGGGCGATCATTGGGTGATCGACGGGGCGAAGAACTGGATCACCCACGCCGCGCGCTCCGACCTGATGACGTTGCTCGCGCGCACCTTGCCCGAGGCGAAGGGCTATGCCGGGCTGTCGATGCTGCTCGTGCCCAAGCCGCGCGGCAGCGAGGAGGCGCCCTTCCCCGCCACCGGCATGAGCGGCAGCGAGATCGAGGTGCTGGGTTACCGCGGCATGCGCGAATATGCGCTGCAGTTCGATGCCATGCAGGCGCCCGCCGACGCGCTGCTCGGCGGCGAGGAGGGGCAAGGCTTCAAGCAGTTGATGCGCACCTTCGAGGGCGCGCGCATCCAGACCGCGGCGCGCGCGGTCGGGGTCGCGCGACGCGCGCTCGAACTGGCGCTCGATTACGCCGTGACACGCAAGCAATTCGGCAAGGCGATCCTCAATTTCCCACGCGTGTCGGACAAGATCGCGATGAGCCTCGTCGATTTCGTCACGGCGCGCGAATTGAGCTACGCCGCCGCGCGCGCCAAGGACGGCGGCAAGCGCTGCGATATCGAGGCGGGCATGGCGAAATTGCTCGGCGCGCGCGCGGCCTGGTCGAACGCCGACGCAAGCCTGCAGATCCACGGCGGCAACGGCTATGCGATGGAATATGAGATCAGCCGGGTTTTGTGCGACGCGCGCATCCTCAACATCTTCGAAGGCGCCGCGGAGATACAGGCGCAGGTGATCGCGCGCGGGCTGGTAGGGGGCCGCAACTGA
- a CDS encoding tetratricopeptide repeat protein, giving the protein MRVSFLALGAGLVLASLPTASDAQRADNDILPVSIALQQAGVKAQGAGDLDGAIDAYEAALAADPRNRSAIVALAQVARAQGLPGKAIGLYREALILEPNDIIALTGQGEALADKGALELAREKLAEAKRVCAEKCPQVAALEKTINTSAEKKVVAAEALVPKTVVTTSQN; this is encoded by the coding sequence ATGCGCGTCAGTTTCCTGGCCCTTGGTGCCGGTCTTGTCCTTGCCAGCCTGCCCACGGCCTCCGATGCGCAGCGCGCCGACAACGACATATTGCCGGTCTCGATCGCGCTCCAGCAGGCGGGCGTGAAGGCACAGGGCGCGGGCGATCTCGACGGCGCAATCGACGCCTATGAGGCCGCGCTCGCCGCCGACCCGCGCAACCGCAGCGCGATCGTCGCGCTGGCGCAGGTCGCGCGCGCGCAGGGCCTGCCGGGCAAGGCGATCGGCCTTTATCGCGAGGCGTTGATCCTCGAACCCAATGACATTATTGCGCTGACCGGCCAGGGTGAGGCGCTCGCCGACAAGGGCGCGCTCGAACTCGCGCGCGAAAAGCTCGCCGAGGCGAAGCGCGTCTGCGCCGAAAAATGCCCCCAGGTCGCCGCGCTCGAAAAGACGATCAATACGAGTGCCGAAAAGAAGGTCGTCGCGGCGGAAGCGCTGGTCCCGAAGACCGTGGTGACGACCAGCCAGAATTGA
- the guaB gene encoding IMP dehydrogenase, with amino-acid sequence MEIITGLTFDDVLLVPGASDILPSDANLQTQLTSDITLNIPILSSAMDTVTEADMAILMAQIGGIGVLHRNLTIEEQAAAVRQVKRFESGMIVNPITITPDAPLSYATALMDQHRISGIPVVETGGKLVGILTHRDVRFADNPGQPVRELMTAENLATVRPGVGQDEARKLLHQRRIEKLLVVDDDYRCIGLITVKDMEKAVNFPDATKDGTGRLRVAAATNTGDSGIERAEALLEAECDLIVVDTAHGHSKGVGETVARIKKLSNRVQVLAGNVATGDATKALIDAGADGVKVGIGPGSICTTRVVAGVGVPQLTAILDSVEAAQKLGVPVIADGGLRTSGDIAKALAAGASSVMVGSLLAGTAEAPGETFLFQGRTYKSYRGMGSVGAMARGSADRYFQQDIKDQMKLVPEGIEGQVPFKGPAKDVIHQLVGGVKAAMGYTGSRTLKDLRERAKFVRITNAGLRESHVHDVAITREAPNYPVG; translated from the coding sequence ATGGAAATCATCACCGGCCTGACCTTCGACGACGTGCTGCTGGTGCCCGGCGCGTCGGACATCCTGCCCTCCGACGCCAATCTGCAGACCCAGCTGACCAGCGACATCACGCTCAACATCCCGATCCTGTCGTCGGCGATGGACACGGTGACCGAGGCCGACATGGCGATCCTGATGGCGCAGATCGGCGGCATCGGCGTGCTCCACCGCAACCTCACCATCGAGGAACAGGCCGCCGCGGTGCGCCAGGTCAAGCGCTTTGAAAGCGGGATGATCGTCAACCCGATCACCATCACCCCCGACGCGCCGCTCTCCTATGCGACTGCGCTGATGGACCAGCACCGCATCTCGGGCATTCCGGTGGTCGAGACCGGCGGCAAGCTCGTCGGCATCCTCACCCACCGCGACGTCCGCTTCGCCGACAATCCCGGCCAGCCGGTGCGCGAACTGATGACCGCGGAGAATCTCGCGACGGTGCGCCCCGGCGTCGGGCAGGACGAGGCGCGCAAATTGCTCCACCAGCGCCGCATCGAGAAATTGCTCGTCGTCGATGACGATTATCGCTGCATCGGCCTGATCACCGTCAAGGACATGGAAAAGGCCGTCAATTTCCCTGACGCGACCAAGGACGGCACCGGGCGCCTGCGCGTCGCCGCCGCGACCAACACCGGCGACAGCGGCATCGAGCGCGCCGAGGCTTTGCTCGAGGCCGAATGCGACCTGATCGTCGTCGACACCGCGCACGGCCACAGCAAGGGCGTGGGCGAGACTGTCGCACGGATCAAGAAGCTCTCGAACCGCGTCCAGGTGCTCGCGGGCAATGTCGCCACCGGCGACGCGACCAAGGCGTTGATCGACGCGGGCGCCGACGGCGTCAAGGTCGGCATCGGCCCGGGTTCGATCTGCACCACGCGCGTCGTCGCGGGCGTCGGCGTGCCGCAGCTCACCGCGATCCTCGACAGCGTCGAAGCGGCGCAGAAGCTCGGCGTGCCGGTGATCGCCGACGGCGGCCTGCGCACCTCGGGCGACATCGCCAAGGCGCTGGCGGCGGGCGCGTCGAGCGTCATGGTCGGCTCGCTCCTCGCGGGCACCGCCGAGGCGCCGGGCGAAACCTTCCTGTTCCAGGGACGGACGTACAAAAGCTATCGCGGCATGGGCAGCGTCGGCGCGATGGCGCGCGGCTCGGCCGACCGCTATTTCCAGCAGGACATCAAGGACCAGATGAAGCTGGTCCCCGAGGGCATCGAGGGCCAGGTGCCCTTCAAGGGCCCGGCCAAGGACGTGATCCACCAGCTCGTCGGCGGCGTGAAGGCGGCGATGGGCTATACCGGCAGCCGCACGCTGAAGGATTTGCGCGAGCGCGCGAAATTCGTGCGGATCACCAACGCCGGGCTGCGCGAAAGCCATGTCCACGACGTCGCGATCACGCGCGAGGCGCCGAATTATCCGGTGGGCTGA
- the rsmA gene encoding 16S rRNA (adenine(1518)-N(6)/adenine(1519)-N(6))-dimethyltransferase RsmA, giving the protein MTNPVLPPLRETVRAHGLQASKALGQNFLFDEQLLDRIAALPGDLEGATVFEVGPGPGGLTRALLRAGAKVIAVERDDRCLPLLGELSQAFDGRLTVIADDAMAIDADALAGGPYHIVANLPYNVGTALFTRWLEPAEWPPRWLSLTLMFQLEVAERIVAKVDTSAYGRLAVLAQWRSNARIAMKVHRSAFTPPPKVMSAIVHVTPAAQPEGVNPRILSKLTEHGFGQRRKMLRQSLKGMPGAIDALDVCGIAPTRRAETVSVAEWVELARVLSR; this is encoded by the coding sequence GTGACGAACCCGGTCCTGCCGCCGCTGCGCGAAACCGTGCGCGCGCATGGGCTGCAGGCGAGCAAGGCGCTGGGCCAGAATTTCCTGTTCGACGAGCAGCTTCTGGACCGCATCGCGGCGCTGCCCGGCGATCTGGAGGGCGCGACGGTGTTCGAGGTCGGGCCGGGGCCCGGCGGACTGACGCGCGCTTTGCTCCGCGCCGGGGCGAAGGTGATCGCGGTCGAGCGCGACGACCGCTGCCTGCCGCTGCTCGGCGAACTGAGCCAAGCCTTCGACGGGCGGCTGACGGTGATCGCCGACGATGCGATGGCGATCGACGCCGACGCGCTCGCGGGCGGGCCCTATCATATCGTCGCCAACCTGCCCTATAATGTCGGCACCGCGCTGTTCACGCGCTGGCTGGAGCCGGCGGAATGGCCGCCACGGTGGCTATCGCTGACCCTGATGTTCCAGCTGGAAGTCGCCGAGCGCATCGTCGCGAAGGTCGATACCTCGGCCTACGGCCGGCTCGCGGTGCTCGCGCAGTGGCGTTCGAACGCGAGGATCGCGATGAAGGTCCACCGCTCGGCCTTCACCCCGCCACCCAAGGTGATGTCGGCGATCGTCCATGTGACGCCCGCCGCGCAGCCCGAGGGGGTGAACCCGCGGATCCTGTCGAAACTGACCGAGCACGGCTTCGGCCAGCGGCGCAAGATGCTGCGGCAGAGCTTGAAGGGCATGCCGGGCGCGATCGACGCGCTCGACGTTTGCGGGATCGCGCCGACGCGGCGCGCGGAGACGGTCAGCGTGGCGGAATGGGTCGAGTTGGCGCGGGTGCTGAGCCGCTAG
- a CDS encoding 5'-methylthioadenosine/S-adenosylhomocysteine nucleosidase family protein → MTAILILAALSEEADALFAGTSTAIHGAFPVRRLVAHNHAINIATCGLGKVNAALAAGLFATDADILLMSGTCGALGAEPGRAYWLAEAVQHDYGANEPGLFRRYRAGDWPMGEAGEAHFAAMPDPGLGLPHARIASGDSFVACPAAAADLKANLGATLVDMEVGAVAQVAARLAKPWAAIKAVTDDANDASGGDFQANLVRAARQAAVEVERLVAML, encoded by the coding sequence ATGACCGCGATTCTCATCCTCGCCGCCCTCTCCGAAGAAGCTGACGCGTTGTTCGCGGGCACCAGCACCGCGATCCACGGCGCCTTCCCCGTGCGCCGCCTCGTGGCCCATAACCACGCCATCAACATCGCCACCTGCGGCCTCGGCAAGGTCAACGCCGCGCTCGCCGCGGGCCTGTTCGCGACCGATGCCGACATCCTGCTGATGAGCGGGACCTGCGGCGCGCTCGGCGCCGAGCCGGGCCGCGCCTATTGGCTCGCCGAGGCGGTGCAGCATGATTATGGCGCGAACGAACCCGGCCTCTTCCGCCGCTACCGCGCGGGCGACTGGCCGATGGGCGAAGCGGGCGAAGCGCATTTCGCGGCGATGCCCGATCCCGGCCTCGGCCTCCCCCACGCGCGCATCGCCAGCGGCGACAGCTTCGTCGCCTGCCCCGCCGCCGCCGCCGACCTGAAGGCGAATCTCGGCGCGACGCTCGTCGACATGGAGGTCGGCGCCGTCGCACAGGTCGCCGCGCGCCTCGCCAAGCCCTGGGCCGCGATCAAGGCGGTCACCGACGACGCCAACGACGCCAGCGGCGGCGACTTCCAGGCCAATCTCGTGCGTGCCGCGCGCCAGGCCGCGGTCGAGGTCGAACGACTGGTCGCGATGCTGTGA
- the pdxA gene encoding 4-hydroxythreonine-4-phosphate dehydrogenase PdxA produces the protein MSSDSKRRPIAVTLGDPAGVGPEVAARTWAARHEHDLPPFVAIGDIASIAAVWDGPTARIGDIAEAERLFDGALPVWHLEDSGPVVPGSPTKAGATCALHALETGIGLTRGQATGALVTGPVSKAQLYGVGYTHPGQTEFIAERCGVTATNAVMMLAGPKLRVVPLTVHVPLAEVPERLTSELIVAKGRIVARALKRDFGIETPLLAVAGLNPHAGESGEMGDEELRIIRPAVEQLLADGIAIEGPLAADSLFAPHVRARYDALLCCYHDQALAPFKALHFDDGVNLTLGLPIVRTSADHGTAFNIAGTGVADPGPTIAAIRMAAELAAMRDRSCAPAA, from the coding sequence ATGTCTAGTGACAGCAAGCGACGCCCGATCGCGGTCACCTTGGGTGACCCGGCCGGCGTCGGGCCCGAAGTCGCCGCGCGCACCTGGGCGGCGCGGCACGAGCACGACCTGCCCCCCTTCGTGGCGATCGGCGACATCGCGTCGATCGCTGCGGTGTGGGACGGTCCCACGGCGCGCATCGGCGACATCGCCGAGGCCGAGCGGCTGTTCGACGGCGCCCTGCCCGTCTGGCATCTGGAGGATAGCGGCCCGGTCGTTCCGGGATCGCCGACCAAGGCCGGCGCGACCTGTGCGCTTCACGCGCTCGAAACCGGCATCGGCCTGACCCGCGGCCAGGCCACGGGCGCGCTCGTCACGGGGCCGGTGTCGAAGGCCCAGCTCTATGGCGTCGGCTATACGCATCCGGGGCAAACCGAATTCATCGCCGAGCGCTGCGGCGTCACCGCGACCAATGCGGTGATGATGCTCGCGGGGCCGAAGCTGCGCGTCGTGCCGCTCACCGTCCATGTGCCGCTCGCCGAGGTGCCCGAGCGGCTGACCAGCGAGCTGATCGTCGCCAAGGGCCGCATCGTCGCGCGCGCGCTGAAGCGCGATTTCGGGATCGAAACGCCGCTGCTCGCGGTCGCGGGTCTGAACCCCCACGCCGGCGAGAGCGGCGAGATGGGCGACGAGGAACTCCGCATCATCCGCCCCGCGGTCGAACAATTGCTCGCCGACGGCATCGCCATCGAAGGCCCGCTCGCCGCCGACAGCCTGTTCGCACCGCATGTGCGCGCACGTTACGACGCGTTGCTCTGCTGCTATCACGACCAGGCGCTGGCGCCGTTCAAGGCGCTGCATTTCGACGATGGGGTCAACCTCACGCTCGGGCTGCCGATCGTACGCACCTCGGCCGATCATGGCACCGCGTTCAACATCGCGGGCACCGGCGTCGCCGATCCGGGGCCGACGATCGCCGCGATCCGCATGGCGGCGGAGCTTGCGGCGATGCGCGACCGCAGCTGCGCCCCCGCCGCGTGA
- a CDS encoding MFS transporter yields MAEGSEPRPAPVSPLAPFQFPAFRAIWIANLASNMGSMIQSVGAAWLMTELTQSHLLIALVNAGATIPILMLGVFAGAIADNYDRRRVMLWSQIGMLTASAALAVVTWAGAIGPLSLLFFTLAVGCGTAVNSPAWQASVRQQVGHAHLPQAIALNSIAFNLARSVGPALGGLLISLTGPAPAFALNTLSYLVLIVVLLRWKPETEPPKRSPMLAAIATGIRFCAQSNPVRRVLMRGFSFGFGAAAFQALLPSLVRDQLKGGELDYGLCLGAFGLGSIICALWVGAARRRWGSETVVSVATLGFAAALVPVALTDQVLAVLAAAFVAGMAWVGTLTSLNVAMQLRSPDAILGRCLSIYQAVTFGALALGAWIFGMIADLSTLTAAVLTGAGWLALSVPILHAVAPMPGRDEGRIAP; encoded by the coding sequence ATGGCCGAGGGCAGCGAGCCGCGCCCCGCCCCGGTGTCGCCGCTCGCGCCGTTTCAATTTCCCGCCTTCCGCGCGATCTGGATCGCCAATCTCGCCTCGAACATGGGGTCGATGATCCAGTCGGTCGGCGCCGCCTGGCTGATGACCGAGCTGACGCAGTCGCACCTCTTGATTGCACTGGTCAATGCGGGGGCGACGATCCCGATCCTGATGCTCGGCGTGTTCGCGGGCGCGATCGCCGACAATTATGACCGGCGCAGGGTGATGCTGTGGTCGCAGATCGGGATGCTTACCGCCTCGGCGGCGCTCGCCGTCGTCACCTGGGCTGGCGCGATCGGCCCCCTGTCCTTGCTCTTCTTCACGCTCGCGGTCGGCTGCGGCACCGCGGTCAATTCGCCCGCCTGGCAGGCGTCGGTGCGCCAGCAGGTCGGGCATGCGCATCTGCCGCAGGCGATCGCGCTCAACAGCATCGCCTTCAACCTCGCGCGCAGCGTCGGGCCGGCGCTGGGAGGCCTGCTGATCTCGCTGACCGGACCCGCGCCGGCCTTCGCCCTCAACACGCTCAGCTATCTGGTGCTCATCGTCGTGCTGCTGCGGTGGAAGCCCGAGACCGAGCCGCCGAAACGCAGCCCGATGCTCGCCGCCATCGCGACCGGCATCCGCTTCTGCGCGCAGTCGAACCCGGTGCGCCGCGTACTGATGCGCGGCTTTTCCTTTGGCTTCGGCGCCGCGGCGTTCCAGGCGCTACTCCCTTCGCTCGTCCGCGACCAGTTGAAGGGCGGCGAGCTCGATTACGGGCTCTGCCTCGGCGCCTTCGGGCTGGGGTCAATTATATGCGCGTTATGGGTCGGCGCGGCGCGGCGTCGCTGGGGCAGCGAGACGGTCGTCAGCGTCGCAACATTGGGCTTTGCCGCGGCGCTGGTCCCCGTCGCGCTGACCGATCAGGTGCTCGCGGTGCTCGCGGCGGCCTTCGTCGCCGGCATGGCGTGGGTCGGCACGCTCACGTCGCTCAACGTCGCGATGCAGCTCCGCTCGCCCGACGCGATCCTCGGGCGTTGCCTGTCGATCTACCAGGCGGTGACCTTCGGCGCGCTGGCGCTCGGCGCGTGGATTTTCGGGATGATCGCCGACCTGTCGACGCTGACCGCAGCCGTGCTGACCGGCGCCGGCTGGCTGGCGCTGTCGGTGCCGATCCTCCACGCCGTCGCGCCGATGCCCGGCCGCGACGAAGGCCGCATTGCACCCTAG
- a CDS encoding RsmB/NOP family class I SAM-dependent RNA methyltransferase — MTPAARVQTAIEILDAIAIAARDGGPPADAIFADAMRARRYAGSKDRRAIRNHVYDAIRGVRSVPPSGRAAMLVLADADAELAALFDGAAYGPAVISADEPRAETGLASKALVRLFDPLVGKAEQAAMLARAPLDLRANRLRSSRDELASIFPDGEAIDGLADGWRLPGETAAVQHSAYAEGQFEVQDAASQLAAVALGAEAGQTVVDLCAGAGGKTLAIASATNDEAAILACDTNRARIQQLLPRANRAGATRIETLLLNPGQEPAMLAAHMAKADRVIVDAPCSGSGTWRRSPELRWRLNPARLDRHAADQAKLIDLGADLVAPGGKLLYAVCSIIAREGRAQVDEFLTRHPGWTADADVLPAGIGRAAGGGFLLTPAHDRCDGFFLARLTAPC, encoded by the coding sequence ATGACCCCCGCCGCCCGCGTCCAGACCGCCATCGAAATCCTCGACGCCATCGCCATCGCCGCACGCGACGGCGGCCCGCCCGCCGATGCGATCTTTGCCGACGCGATGCGCGCGCGCCGCTACGCCGGGTCGAAAGACCGCCGCGCGATCCGCAATCATGTCTATGATGCGATCCGCGGCGTCCGCTCGGTGCCGCCGTCGGGCCGTGCCGCCATGCTCGTTCTCGCCGATGCCGACGCGGAACTGGCGGCGCTGTTCGATGGCGCGGCGTATGGGCCCGCCGTCATCAGCGCCGACGAACCGCGCGCCGAAACCGGATTGGCGTCGAAGGCGCTGGTCAGGCTGTTCGATCCGTTGGTCGGGAAGGCCGAGCAGGCGGCGATGCTCGCCCGCGCCCCGCTCGACCTGCGCGCCAACCGCCTGCGCTCGAGCCGCGACGAACTCGCATCGATCTTCCCCGACGGCGAAGCGATCGACGGTCTCGCCGACGGCTGGCGCCTGCCCGGCGAAACCGCCGCCGTGCAGCATTCGGCCTATGCCGAGGGGCAGTTCGAGGTCCAGGACGCCGCGAGCCAGCTGGCGGCGGTCGCGCTCGGTGCCGAAGCCGGCCAGACCGTCGTCGACCTGTGCGCGGGCGCCGGCGGCAAAACCCTTGCTATAGCCTCGGCGACCAATGACGAGGCCGCCATCCTCGCCTGCGACACCAACCGCGCGCGGATCCAGCAACTGCTGCCGCGCGCCAACCGTGCCGGCGCGACGCGCATCGAGACGCTGTTGCTCAACCCTGGGCAGGAACCCGCCATGCTCGCCGCCCATATGGCCAAGGCCGACCGCGTCATCGTCGATGCGCCCTGTTCGGGCAGCGGCACCTGGCGGCGCAGCCCCGAATTGCGCTGGCGTCTCAACCCCGCTCGGCTCGACCGCCATGCCGCCGACCAGGCGAAGCTGATCGATCTCGGCGCCGATCTGGTGGCGCCGGGGGGCAAATTGCTCTATGCCGTGTGCTCGATCATCGCACGCGAGGGGCGCGCCCAGGTGGACGAATTTCTAACCCGTCATCCCGGCTGGACGGCCGATGCCGATGTGCTTCCGGCGGGTATCGGGCGCGCCGCGGGCGGCGGTTTTCTGCTCACCCCGGCGCATGACCGCTGCGACGGATTTTTCCTCGCCCGATTGACCGCACCGTGTTAG
- a CDS encoding D-Ala-D-Ala carboxypeptidase family metallohydrolase — translation MVPTLRYIRDEVVPVIGPVRIVSGYRDPIANACFKGAKASRHLRFAALDLTPVRPLSRADLIAKLCPLHARTGARFDVGLGIYAITRFHIDTAGHRRWGADYHAASSPCC, via the coding sequence ATGGTCCCCACCTTGCGCTATATCCGCGACGAAGTCGTCCCGGTGATCGGCCCCGTCCGTATCGTCTCGGGCTACCGCGACCCCATCGCCAACGCCTGTTTCAAGGGCGCCAAGGCCAGCCGCCACCTCCGCTTCGCCGCGCTCGACCTCACCCCCGTCCGCCCGCTCTCCCGTGCCGACCTCATCGCCAAACTCTGCCCCCTACACGCCCGCACCGGCGCGCGCTTCGACGTCGGCCTCGGCATCTACGCCATCACCCGCTTCCACATCGACACCGCCGGCCACCGCCGCTGGGGCGCCGACTATCATGCGGCGTCTTCACCATGCTGCTGA